The Mucilaginibacter mallensis genome has a segment encoding these proteins:
- a CDS encoding Gfo/Idh/MocA family protein: MNTRRDFLKKAGLASLALQLAPVLSWADRPVAAKAVNEGRVLRVAIMGLGSYGTRVAEAMLSCTRAKLVGVISGTPSKITDWQSRYGIPEKNCYNYENFDAIKDNPDIDAVYIITPNALHHDQVIRVAKAGKHVICEKPMAINAKKGQEMADACKAANVQLLVGYRMHFEPKTLEVIRKRKAGDFGKITFFQGLCGFTIGDPTQWRLNKQLSGGGSMMDIGIYAVNGARYMVGEEPVWVTAQETKTDPVKFREGIDETIQFQFGFPSGAVASCLSTYHMNYLDKFFLNGEKGYAEMQPSTGYGPIIGHTNAGELTQPVTNHQTVQMDEMAAILFDGMQPVVPIDGQEAIRDLKVIDAIYLAAKTGKKIGISI, from the coding sequence ATGAATACCAGGAGAGATTTTTTGAAAAAAGCAGGCCTGGCCAGTTTAGCACTGCAACTGGCTCCGGTTTTATCATGGGCTGACAGGCCTGTGGCAGCTAAAGCAGTTAATGAGGGCCGCGTACTGCGGGTAGCCATTATGGGCCTGGGAAGTTACGGTACAAGGGTAGCTGAAGCCATGCTTTCATGTACACGAGCTAAATTGGTTGGTGTGATCAGCGGTACACCCTCCAAGATCACCGACTGGCAGAGCAGGTATGGTATACCAGAAAAGAACTGCTACAATTATGAGAATTTTGATGCTATTAAGGACAACCCCGATATCGACGCGGTGTACATAATAACACCTAATGCCCTGCATCATGACCAGGTGATACGTGTAGCCAAAGCAGGCAAACATGTGATCTGCGAAAAGCCAATGGCTATAAATGCTAAAAAAGGGCAGGAGATGGCAGATGCCTGTAAAGCGGCGAATGTGCAATTACTGGTAGGTTACCGGATGCATTTTGAACCCAAAACATTGGAGGTGATCCGTAAAAGAAAAGCGGGCGACTTTGGAAAGATCACTTTCTTTCAGGGGCTATGCGGGTTTACTATTGGCGACCCTACACAATGGCGTTTGAATAAGCAACTGTCGGGAGGCGGATCAATGATGGATATAGGTATTTACGCCGTGAATGGCGCCCGTTACATGGTAGGCGAAGAACCTGTTTGGGTTACGGCCCAGGAAACTAAGACCGACCCGGTTAAATTTAGGGAGGGCATAGATGAAACCATACAATTTCAATTTGGCTTTCCGAGTGGCGCAGTAGCATCTTGTTTGTCTACTTACCATATGAACTACCTGGACAAGTTTTTCCTGAACGGCGAAAAGGGTTATGCGGAGATGCAGCCATCAACAGGTTATGGGCCGATAATCGGGCATACGAATGCTGGCGAATTGACGCAGCCGGTAACCAACCACCAAACAGTGCAGATGGACGAGATGGCAGCCATCCTGTTTGATGGAATGCAGCCTGTTGTACCGATTGACGGGCAGGAAGCAATCAGGGACTTGAAGGTGATCGACGCGATATATCTTGCTGCAAAAACAGGTAAAAAGATCGGGATCTCTATTTAA
- a CDS encoding glycoside hydrolase family 9 protein produces the protein MKHLYPFLALALLSGFYVERKPLEAEFKDSAAYRWLNKKVYDKRPLDDMEHLDNWRSFTSSGVQVVDARKVITTPDSSSSVATIELSKQFVHEGSQSLLMTTPTRLNGPAPLNGRGWGRSGIRRIFNGEDWTKYNRISIWIYPDLPGFYTTALDAQLYNDGKEKLPAIFGQEGQTSWVLKNHQWNHVVWEISNVARDKVTSFEISYGLSGSYPGEADKIRFYFDQLDLEKVDPDKIEGWDVWKGRISYPHTGYQTGAQKSAIISNIDAKIFRLIDQDSHKVVLSKPVANVSSAIGKFQVMDFSEIRKPGNYVLVAGDVVTKPFRIGDDVYERTVWKALNFFYAERCGIAIPGIHGNEHNDWVCTHGNRKIVTNGGWHDAGDLSQSFEGTEEITAALFSMAEKLHQRDNNPELYDRVLEEAKWGLDWILKNNFGDGYRNTGSLNSRRTNNIIGDDDDPIATAQNSPMANFEASGVEAQAYRVLKDSDPDLAAYALKTAESDWQFALAGMPFVKPSKDIWRGTFDSNNVEDELPSQAILASVNLWKATGDQQYEKLATSLAPVIMNAQQQQRTDWDTPLTGFFYTTTTKERILHYCHRGREQAPAMALTALCNAFPNHHDWIKWYASVTLYAEYLKTIAKYSAPYDMMPASIYTDTEYRHVPESRQPSFRQQVLQGISLGKDHYLRIFPVWMDYRGNFGTILPQAQALASAGQLRGDLAAEGLATHQLEWIIGRNPFAESTMYGEGYDFVPLYSPSSGDMVGGLPVGIQTRGDADAPYWPVQAMWTYKEIWGHPVTNWIWLLSAIEGPAMVQGLADAPIIFEELHTHQRITVSATSGHFKTTIPEGEYKVTSGGRTQTQTFLPGSSYELECRPVEMLNYTVSKQTDANGVVTIRLTAQGNGSHHFSFRTDNLTLDDASKEINLQPGKTAQLIWHGHIGEMNKPWVAVAIPDNKLAERKELKGTAWDKD, from the coding sequence ATGAAACATCTTTATCCTTTTTTGGCCCTTGCTTTGTTATCCGGGTTTTATGTTGAACGTAAGCCATTGGAAGCTGAATTTAAAGATTCGGCAGCCTACCGCTGGCTAAATAAAAAGGTGTATGATAAGCGGCCGCTGGATGATATGGAGCACCTCGACAACTGGCGATCATTCACTTCATCAGGTGTACAGGTTGTTGATGCCCGAAAGGTGATCACCACCCCCGATTCCAGCAGCTCTGTAGCCACCATTGAATTGTCTAAACAATTTGTTCATGAGGGCAGTCAATCGCTATTAATGACAACTCCTACCCGGCTTAATGGCCCTGCGCCGCTGAATGGCCGTGGCTGGGGAAGATCGGGCATCAGGCGCATATTCAATGGCGAGGACTGGACAAAATATAACCGCATCTCCATCTGGATCTATCCCGACCTGCCCGGTTTTTATACCACAGCACTGGATGCACAGCTTTATAACGATGGCAAGGAAAAGTTGCCTGCTATATTCGGACAGGAAGGGCAAACCTCGTGGGTGTTAAAAAACCACCAGTGGAACCATGTGGTTTGGGAGATCAGCAACGTTGCCCGGGATAAAGTAACCAGCTTTGAAATATCCTACGGTTTATCCGGCAGCTATCCCGGCGAAGCCGATAAGATCCGTTTTTATTTTGATCAGTTGGACCTGGAAAAGGTTGACCCAGACAAGATAGAAGGCTGGGATGTATGGAAAGGCCGCATTTCTTACCCACATACCGGCTACCAAACCGGGGCTCAAAAAAGTGCTATTATCAGTAATATCGATGCAAAAATATTCCGGCTGATCGATCAGGATAGCCATAAAGTAGTATTGAGTAAACCTGTGGCTAATGTCAGCTCCGCTATCGGAAAATTCCAGGTGATGGATTTTTCGGAGATAAGAAAGCCAGGCAATTATGTATTGGTAGCCGGGGATGTGGTGACCAAGCCTTTCCGCATCGGCGATGATGTTTACGAACGTACCGTATGGAAAGCCCTCAATTTCTTTTATGCTGAACGCTGCGGCATAGCTATACCCGGCATACATGGCAACGAACATAATGACTGGGTTTGTACCCACGGAAACAGGAAAATAGTGACCAACGGCGGCTGGCACGATGCAGGCGATCTTTCTCAAAGCTTTGAAGGCACGGAGGAGATCACCGCTGCTTTATTCAGCATGGCTGAAAAACTGCACCAGCGAGATAACAACCCCGAATTGTATGACCGTGTGCTTGAAGAAGCTAAATGGGGCCTCGACTGGATATTGAAGAATAATTTTGGTGATGGCTACCGCAATACAGGCTCGCTAAACAGCCGCAGGACCAATAATATAATCGGTGATGATGATGATCCAATAGCTACCGCGCAAAACAGCCCTATGGCCAATTTTGAAGCGTCAGGCGTTGAAGCCCAGGCCTACCGTGTATTAAAAGACAGCGACCCTGACTTAGCGGCCTATGCCTTAAAAACCGCTGAAAGCGATTGGCAGTTTGCCCTAGCGGGGATGCCGTTTGTTAAGCCATCAAAAGATATATGGCGTGGTACATTCGACTCAAATAATGTGGAGGATGAATTACCATCTCAGGCTATCCTTGCATCGGTAAACTTGTGGAAAGCGACTGGCGATCAGCAATATGAAAAACTGGCAACTTCGTTAGCGCCTGTGATCATGAATGCCCAGCAACAGCAGCGCACAGATTGGGACACACCATTAACCGGCTTCTTTTATACCACTACCACTAAGGAACGCATACTGCATTATTGCCATCGGGGCCGCGAACAGGCACCAGCCATGGCGCTAACCGCGCTTTGCAATGCTTTCCCCAATCACCATGACTGGATAAAATGGTATGCATCGGTAACACTTTATGCCGAATATCTTAAAACCATTGCAAAATATTCCGCGCCATATGATATGATGCCTGCATCAATTTATACCGACACTGAATACCGCCATGTGCCCGAAAGCCGGCAACCCTCATTCCGCCAGCAGGTATTGCAGGGGATATCTTTAGGCAAGGACCATTACCTGCGGATCTTTCCGGTATGGATGGACTACCGGGGCAACTTTGGCACCATTTTGCCGCAGGCCCAGGCCTTGGCCAGCGCTGGGCAGCTGCGTGGTGATTTAGCCGCTGAGGGACTGGCGACCCACCAACTGGAGTGGATCATCGGGCGAAATCCCTTTGCGGAAAGCACCATGTATGGCGAGGGTTATGATTTTGTACCACTTTACTCCCCGTCATCCGGAGACATGGTGGGCGGTTTACCTGTGGGGATACAAACCCGTGGTGATGCCGACGCCCCTTACTGGCCGGTACAGGCCATGTGGACCTATAAGGAGATCTGGGGGCATCCGGTAACCAACTGGATCTGGCTGCTATCGGCCATCGAGGGGCCTGCTATGGTTCAGGGCCTGGCGGATGCACCGATAATTTTTGAGGAATTGCATACGCACCAACGTATCACTGTAAGTGCAACATCAGGTCATTTTAAAACGACTATCCCCGAAGGTGAATACAAAGTCACCAGCGGCGGTCGTACCCAAACACAAACTTTTTTACCGGGTTCATCCTATGAACTGGAATGCAGGCCGGTCGAAATGTTAAACTATACTGTATCAAAACAAACTGATGCGAACGGCGTGGTAACGATCAGGTTAACAGCACAGGGTAATGGCAGCCATCATTTCAGTTTCCGCACCGATAATTTAACGCTGGATGATGCTTCGAAGGAAATTAACCTGCAACCCGGAAAAACTGCTCAACTCATATGGCATGGGCATATCGGGGAAATGAACAAACCATGGGTAGCGGTAGCTATCCCCGATAATAAGCTTGCCGAACGCAAAGAACTCAAGGGCACAGCCTGGGATAAGGATTAA